One genomic region from Lepisosteus oculatus isolate fLepOcu1 chromosome 20, fLepOcu1.hap2, whole genome shotgun sequence encodes:
- the LOC102682741 gene encoding carbohydrate sulfotransferase 5 isoform X2, producing the protein MPRIKCTVPTMVMVVLLQSGVLVFLFTWHGPLVSPVPEPQGKVHVLILSSWRSGSSFVGQVFSQHPDVFYLMEPAWHVWANLYKHSAAALRMAVRDLIHSVFQCDASVFDAYLSGRHNISNIFMWEVSRALCSQPACSLYSHSNISSDPELCRKTCGRRDLEVLEETCKSYSHVVLKEVRFFDIKSLYPLFRDPSLNLKIIHLIRDPRAVVRSREQSMVALMRDNGIVLNSGGTGVADPQYKVMQEICRSHIQIYETATQKAPEFLKGRYMMVRYEDLVRDPLAQISQMYKFTELEMTSKLRNWIYKVTHGQGSGKQKEAFKITSRNAVDVSQAWRSSLPHDKVRKIQEVCKGAMNLLGYRLVESEAEQRMMALDVVVPQEHYQFSWLPSKTTEGEKV; encoded by the coding sequence ATGCCGCGCATTAAGTGTACCGTGCCGACGATGGTGATGGTGGTGCTGCTGCAGAGCGGGGTGCTGGTCTTCCTCTTCACGTGGCACGGCCCCCTGGTCTCCCCCGTGCCGGAGCCGCAGGGCAAGGTGCACGTGCTGATCCTCTCCTCCTGGCGCTCGGGCTCCTCCTTCGTGGGCCAGGTCTTCAGCCAGCACCCGGACGTCTTCTATCTGATGGAGCCAGCCTGGCACGTGTGGGCGAACCTGTACAAGCACAGCGCCGCCGCGCTGCGGATGGCCGTGCGGGACCTCATCCACTCCGTCTTCCAGTGCGACGCGTCCGTCTTCGACGCCTACCTGTCCGGCAGGCACAACATCTCCAACATCTTCATGTGGGAGGTCAGCCGGGCCCTCTGCTCCCAGCCGGCCTGCAGCCTGTACTCCCACAGCAACATCAGCAGCGACCCCGAGCTGTGCAGGAAGACCTGCGGCCGGCGCGACCTGGAGGTGCTGGAGGAGACCTGCAAGAGCTACAGCCACGTGGTGCTGAAGGAGGTGCGCTTCTTCGACATCAAGTCCCTCTACCCCCTGTTCCGGGACCCGTCGCTCAACCTCAAGATCATCCACCTGATCCGGGACCCTCGGGCGGTGGTCCGGTCACGGGAGCAGTCCATGGTGGCTCTCATGAGGGACAACGGCATCGTCCTCAACTCCGGGGGCACCGGCGTGGCCGACCCCCAGTACAAGGTGATGCAGGAGATCTGCCGGAGCCACATCCAGATCTACGAGACGGCCACGCAGAAGGCCCCCGAGTTCCTCAAGGGCCGCTACATGATGGTCCGGTACGAAGACCTGGTCCGCGACCCCCTGGCCCAGATCTCCCAGATGTACAAGTTCACTGAGCTGGAAATGACCTCCAAGCTGAGGAACTGGATCTACAAGGTCACTCACGGGCAGGGGTCCGGGAAGCAGAAGGAGGCCTTCAAGATCACGTCCCGGAACGCGGTGGACGTGTCGCAGGCGTGGAGGAGCTCCCTGCCTCACGACAAGGTGCGCAAGATCCAGGAGGTCTGCAAGGGAGCCATGAACCTCCTGGGCTACAGGCTGGTGGAGTCGGAGGCAGAGCAGAGGATGATGGCTCTGGACGTGGTGGTCCCGCAGGAGCACTACCAGTTCAGCTGGCTGCCCTCGAAGACCACGGAAGGAGAGAAAGTGTAG